The Pseudofrankia sp. DC12 region GCATGCGAGGCCAGGCCCCAACGTTCCCGTCACGATAGGCATAGCCGTAGCCCTGGTCTCACGGACTGCGGCGAACGGTCGCTGGCGACCCTGGCTGCGAAGAAAGCGAGGTCTGATCTGAGCAACGGTCGCAGCAGCGCTACCACCAAGGGAGACCTCTGAACTCGCAGCGAGAGTCGGAGACACTGTCCGATTGCACGGATTGCAGAGTCTGTGTGCCACGGGTCGGTTACGATCCGTCTGGCTCCGCTGCCCCGGGGGGTGTCCTGGTTGGCTTCTGGTCCTGAGACGTCGGCGCATTATGAGCGGCTGGCGGGTAGCTACGACGAGAACTGGGCTCACAGCGAGGCCTTCCTCGACTGGATGTCTGACGCCATCGCCGGATCGCTGGATCTGGCGCCAGGTGACCGGGTGGCCGATGTGGGCTGCGGGACGGGCCTGTTCGCGCGCAGGCTGCTGGATGTCGTCGGCCCGTCGGCTCGGGTGCTGTGTGTTGATCCGTCAGCGGGCATGCTCGGGCAGCTCCCTCCGGTCGATGGCCTCGTCGCGGTCCAGGCCTCCGCTGAGGACCTGGCCGCCAGCGCCGCTGATGGTGACGCCAGCCGGTCAGTGCTGGTGGCGCTGGGTTCGTTGGACGCCGTCGTGGTCAAGGAGGCGATTCACCACGTCGCGACTGCGGACCGGTCGTGGGTGGTCGCCGGGCTGGCCGGTTTACTCGCTCCCGGCGGGCGGCTGCTGGTCGTGATGTTGCCGACGACGATCTCGTATCCGCTGTTCGACGCGGCGCTGCGGCGCTTCGAGGAGCTGCAGCCGGACCCGGAGGACATCGCGGCCCACATGCGGGCCGCGGGCCTGACCGTGACCGTCGCCTACCAGGAGTTCGAGCTGCGGATTCCGAAGGACCGCTACCTCACCATGGTCCGGTCCCGGTACATGTCGCTGTTGGCGTCGTTCGACGACGACGAGCTCGCGGCTGGGATCGCTGAGATCGACGCCCGCTATCCCGGGCCGGTGCTGGTGTTTCCGGACAGGTTCGCGTTCGTGCTCGGCCGACGGGACGGGGCCGACGGTGACTGAGTCGGTCGATGACCGGCTGCACCGCCTACGGGCGGAGCTGGACGGGCACGGACGGATCGCGCGGCATCTGGGCCTGGACTTCGAACGGCCGGTCCGCTCACTCGGGGACGGCTACCCGGAGAACACGGTCGCGCTGATCGGGAAGATCACCGAGCGGCTCCTCAAGCAGCTGTGGACGCACCACGGCGTGGCCGGCGACCCGTCCGGGAAAGCCCTGAACGATCTGATCAAGGGCTGCCGGCCGCATATCCGCAGCACGAACGTCGTCAATGCGTTGACCGACATCCAGCGGCTACGCAACCGCTCGACCCACGACGGCTACGACATCGCGGAGGAAGACGGCCTGCTGGCGGTCCGGCGGCTGCTGGATGTTTTGGAGTGGTTCACCTCCACTGGCATCGCCGCGATCACCGGCGAGGCGCCGTCGCTGGACCCGCTCGTGGAACGGAAGGCGGAGTTCCTCGCCGGTCTCTACACGACGCTGGGCTACCGGCTGATCAAACGGTTCGAGCTCT contains the following coding sequences:
- a CDS encoding class I SAM-dependent methyltransferase — translated: MASGPETSAHYERLAGSYDENWAHSEAFLDWMSDAIAGSLDLAPGDRVADVGCGTGLFARRLLDVVGPSARVLCVDPSAGMLGQLPPVDGLVAVQASAEDLAASAADGDASRSVLVALGSLDAVVVKEAIHHVATADRSWVVAGLAGLLAPGGRLLVVMLPTTISYPLFDAALRRFEELQPDPEDIAAHMRAAGLTVTVAYQEFELRIPKDRYLTMVRSRYMSLLASFDDDELAAGIAEIDARYPGPVLVFPDRFAFVLGRRDGADGD